One Tenrec ecaudatus isolate mTenEca1 chromosome 12, mTenEca1.hap1, whole genome shotgun sequence DNA segment encodes these proteins:
- the ORAI2 gene encoding protein orai-2, giving the protein MSAELNVPVAPSTPACSEPGNKGMDYRDWVRRSYLELVTSNHHSVQALSWRKLYLSRAKLKASSRTSALLSGFAMVAMVEVQLETQYQYPRPLLIAFSACTTVLVAVHLFALLISTCILPNVEAVSNIHNLNSISESPHERMHPYIELAWGFSTVLGILLFLAEVVLLCWIKFLPVDSRPQLGPPPGPGGHTGWQAALVSTIIMVPVGLIFVVFTIHFYRSLVRHKTERHNREIEELHKLKVQLDGHERGLQVV; this is encoded by the exons ATGAGCGCTGAGCTCAACGTGCCCGTGGCCCCCTCCACACCTGCCTGCTCCGAGCCCGGCAACAAGGGCATGGATTACCGCGACTGGGTCCGCCGCAGCTACCTGGAACTGGTCACCTCCAACCACCACTCCGTGCAGGCCCTGTCCTGGAGGAAGCTCTACCTGAGCAGGGCCAAGCTGAAGGCCTCCAGCCGGACCTCCGCCCTGCTCTCGGGCTTCGccatg GTGGCCATGGTGGAGGTGCAGCTGGAGACGCAGTACCAGTACCCGCGGCCGCTGCTCATCGCCTTCAGCGCCTGCACCACGGTGCTGGTGGCCGTGCACCTGTTCGCCCTGCTCATCAGCACCTGCATCCTGCCCAACGTGGAGGCCGTGAGCAACATCCACAACCTCAACTCCATCAGCGAGTCCCCGCATGAGCGCATGCACCCCTACATCGAGCTGGCCTGGGGCTTCTCCACCGTGCTGGGCATCCTGCTCTTCCTGGCCGAGGTGGTGCTGCTCTGCTGGATCAAGTTCCTGCCAGTGGACTCGCGGCCCCAGCTGGGGCCCCCGCCCGGCCCCGGCGGCCACACGGGCTGGCAGGCCGCCCTGGTGTCCACCATCATCATGGTGCCCGTGGGCCTCATCTTCGTGGTCTTCACCATCCACTTCTACCGCTCGCTGGTGCGGCACAAAACGGAGCGCCACAACCGCGAGATCGAGGAGCTGCACAAGCTCAAGGTGCAGCTGGACGGGCACGAGCGCGGCCTGCAGGTGGTGTGA